From the genome of bacterium, one region includes:
- the flhA gene encoding flagellar biosynthesis protein FlhA, which yields MSTVAKAPAKAGGSSLGNLLKQSDIMMALVLVAIVVVMIIPIPTFLLDIALACSISLSLAILLTALYVEEPLRFSVFPGLLLVVTLFRLALNVASTRLILGDGDAGAIITAFGQFVVGGNYFVGIVIFIVLVVINLIVITKGSGRIAEVAARFTLDAMPGKQMAIDADLNQGMIDEAEARKRREKIAREADFYGAMDGASKFVRGDAVAGLMITAINILGGFAVGMVQMGMSWQDSAATFTILTVGDGLVSQIPALLTSVAAGIIVTRAASEGNLGSDVVSQLLGYPRALYISAGVLALFAVTPGLPTIPFMTLGAATFMLARISASRNEEEAKKPEGNKPAAPKPPDRLEDYVLVDPLEIQIGYGLIPLVEGGPGGDLLDRITVLRKQMAAETGFVIPPVRIRDNTQLSPNIYIIRIRGSEAGRGEIRPGMLMALSNGESQLRIEGIPTRDPSFGLPAIWITRDQKEVAQSRGYTVVEPAAVVSTHLSEMLKAEGYRLMSRDMVQELLEAVKRTHKAVVEELVPGQLGIGQVQKVLQNLLREGLPIRDMSTILETLADYAPMTKDPEYLTEAVRSALAKAIAERYEDEPGSLSAMTIEPRLEQMIADGLRTAAKEGSDFALPSAVTQRVVGTIKQLAQGMLNRGFQPIVITAPGIRAFLKRLLEAEQPNLIVLSTAELPPSTRVQPMGMIKIEG from the coding sequence ATGAGTACAGTAGCGAAAGCACCGGCGAAGGCCGGAGGATCATCCCTCGGGAACCTGCTGAAACAGAGTGACATCATGATGGCGCTCGTCCTTGTGGCGATCGTCGTGGTAATGATCATTCCGATTCCGACGTTCCTCCTGGATATTGCTCTGGCCTGTTCGATTTCATTGTCGTTGGCAATCCTGTTGACGGCACTTTACGTTGAAGAGCCGCTGCGCTTCTCCGTGTTCCCGGGACTACTGCTCGTGGTGACGCTGTTCCGTCTGGCTTTGAACGTCGCCAGTACACGGTTAATTCTGGGCGACGGCGACGCCGGGGCGATCATCACGGCGTTTGGACAATTTGTCGTCGGCGGCAACTATTTTGTCGGCATTGTCATCTTTATCGTGCTCGTCGTTATCAACTTGATCGTGATCACGAAAGGTTCAGGCCGCATCGCTGAAGTCGCCGCACGATTCACCTTGGATGCCATGCCGGGTAAGCAGATGGCGATTGACGCCGACTTGAATCAAGGCATGATTGACGAGGCGGAAGCGCGCAAGCGGCGCGAGAAGATCGCCCGCGAAGCAGACTTCTATGGAGCCATGGACGGTGCGTCGAAGTTCGTGCGCGGCGACGCGGTCGCCGGTTTGATGATCACTGCGATCAATATTCTGGGTGGTTTTGCGGTCGGTATGGTGCAGATGGGGATGAGCTGGCAGGATTCAGCGGCGACCTTTACAATTCTCACCGTCGGCGACGGCCTTGTGTCGCAGATTCCGGCGTTGTTGACATCGGTCGCGGCAGGTATCATCGTCACCCGCGCCGCTTCGGAAGGCAATCTCGGTTCGGATGTCGTTAGTCAGTTGCTCGGCTACCCGCGCGCACTGTACATCTCCGCCGGTGTATTGGCCCTGTTTGCGGTTACGCCGGGATTGCCCACGATTCCGTTCATGACGCTTGGCGCAGCGACCTTCATGCTCGCGCGGATCAGCGCCAGCCGAAATGAGGAAGAAGCGAAGAAGCCCGAAGGCAACAAGCCCGCCGCGCCGAAGCCGCCGGATCGTCTCGAAGATTACGTGTTGGTGGACCCGCTGGAAATTCAAATCGGTTACGGTTTGATACCGCTGGTGGAAGGCGGACCCGGCGGTGATCTGCTCGATCGCATCACGGTGCTGCGCAAGCAAATGGCGGCGGAGACCGGCTTCGTTATTCCGCCCGTGCGCATCCGGGACAACACGCAGCTGTCGCCCAACATCTACATTATCCGCATTCGCGGCAGTGAAGCTGGCCGGGGCGAAATACGGCCGGGCATGCTGATGGCGCTGAGCAACGGCGAGAGCCAACTGCGGATCGAAGGAATCCCCACGCGAGATCCCAGTTTCGGCTTGCCTGCGATATGGATTACCCGCGACCAGAAAGAAGTCGCGCAGTCGCGCGGCTATACCGTCGTCGAACCGGCGGCCGTCGTCTCAACGCATCTTTCGGAGATGCTGAAGGCCGAGGGCTATCGCCTGATGTCGCGCGACATGGTACAAGAGCTGCTGGAGGCCGTCAAGCGCACGCACAAGGCCGTCGTCGAAGAGCTTGTCCCGGGACAGTTGGGCATCGGCCAGGTGCAGAAGGTGTTGCAGAATCTTCTGCGAGAAGGTCTGCCGATTCGGGATATGTCCACGATTCTCGAAACGCTGGCGGACTACGCGCCGATGACCAAAGACCCCGAGTACCTCACCGAAGCTGTGCGCTCCGCATTGGCCAAAGCTATCGCCGAACGCTATGAAGACGAGCCGGGCAGCCTGTCGGCGATGACGATTGAACCACGATTGGAGCAGATGATCGCGGACGGCCTGCGCACCGCCGCAAAAGAGGGCAGCGACTTCGCGCTGCCGAGTGCCGTTACACAGCGCGTGGTCGGGACGATCAAGCAACTTGCCCAAGGTATGCTAAATCGCGGATTTCAACCTATTGTCATCACGGCACCGGGTATCCGTGCATTCTTAAAACGCCTATTGGAAGCAGAACAACCCAATCTCATCGTCCTGTCCACGGCCGAACTGCCGCCCTCGACGCGCGTGCAGCCGATGGGCATGATCAAGATTGAAGGATAA
- the flhB gene encoding flagellar biosynthesis protein FlhB: MFDRDSKTEKPTPRRRQQAREKGSVARSQDLNAAVLLFGAALTLSVFGAGMIEGLGEILKQMLRQAGTTEWTQSSTEALLKNQTMAAFRVLMPFLLMIMLIGALVNVSQVGFKISWQAAAPQWSRLNPINGFQRFVSVRALVELGKSVLKLLFVGLALYFALKTAALQTPWLFYMPANQVIGEMGRLLDSLFTAAAAALLIIGIADYLYQRYDLEQSLMMTKDEVKEEAKQQDGDPRVRGKIREIMIKTTLKRMMKNVPQADVVITNPIHLAVAIKYDRENSSAPIVVAKGARKVAERIKEIAAENGVPIVENKPLAQALYKAVEIGMEIPVELYKAVAEVLAYVYRIKNRYFGVA; the protein is encoded by the coding sequence ATGTTCGACCGCGATTCAAAGACTGAAAAACCGACGCCGCGCAGGCGGCAACAGGCACGCGAGAAAGGCTCTGTCGCCCGCTCGCAGGACTTGAATGCAGCGGTGTTGTTGTTTGGCGCGGCGCTGACTTTGTCGGTGTTTGGCGCGGGAATGATCGAAGGTCTCGGCGAAATTCTCAAGCAGATGCTGCGGCAGGCAGGGACCACCGAGTGGACGCAGTCATCCACCGAAGCGCTGCTCAAGAATCAGACGATGGCCGCCTTTCGCGTCTTGATGCCGTTTCTGTTGATGATCATGCTGATCGGCGCGTTGGTCAATGTCTCGCAAGTTGGTTTCAAAATCTCGTGGCAGGCCGCCGCGCCGCAGTGGAGCAGGCTGAACCCGATTAACGGATTTCAACGGTTCGTTTCGGTGCGGGCTCTTGTGGAACTCGGCAAGAGCGTTCTTAAACTGTTGTTTGTCGGTCTGGCGCTCTATTTCGCGTTGAAAACGGCTGCGCTGCAGACACCGTGGCTGTTCTATATGCCGGCCAATCAGGTGATCGGTGAAATGGGACGGCTGTTGGACAGTCTTTTCACGGCAGCGGCCGCTGCGCTGCTCATCATTGGTATCGCAGACTATCTCTATCAGCGCTACGATCTCGAGCAGTCGTTGATGATGACGAAGGACGAAGTCAAGGAGGAAGCCAAGCAACAGGACGGCGATCCGCGCGTCCGCGGCAAGATCCGCGAGATCATGATCAAGACGACGCTCAAACGCATGATGAAAAACGTGCCGCAGGCGGATGTTGTGATAACCAACCCGATTCACTTGGCCGTAGCGATCAAATATGATCGCGAAAACTCTTCGGCGCCGATTGTTGTTGCCAAAGGCGCGCGGAAAGTGGCCGAGCGTATCAAGGAGATTGCCGCGGAGAACGGCGTGCCCATTGTGGAGAACAAACCGCTCGCGCAGGCGCTGTACAAGGCCGTGGAAATCGGCATGGAGATTCCCGTCGAGCTGTATAAGGCCGTCGCGGAAGTGCTGGCTTACGTTTATCGAATTAAAAACCGCTATTTCGGCGTCGCATAA